One Bacteroidota bacterium genomic window carries:
- a CDS encoding tetratricopeptide repeat protein gives MEVKLFGFSGSIKQGEEEVKEVLEATLHQPEFAGFNSETQLLLSVIDLNLADNSKYVENSLIPTLSKQKELNVVQLFCYANSCFKLGKTDDGIVALEKYKISKDSFPFYYLYYLLGQAKLNRLDADANVSLEKYLKGFKGINFIKAANLRLSWHYLLAGDLQKYRLYQRKIKEQGSALVDEDKQAKRESELNQTPTIALLKARLLFDGGYYSRAQNELKKTDSRKIKAVKDKLEIVYRLARIYHKQNSLDLAIANYELTLQNGSSYPYYFAANSALQLGLIYESQHNIGKAKEYYTRCLSLKEHEYQNSISQKAKAGLNRLGN, from the coding sequence ATGGAAGTAAAATTGTTCGGATTTTCAGGAAGTATAAAACAAGGTGAAGAAGAAGTGAAAGAAGTATTGGAGGCAACTTTGCACCAACCTGAATTTGCGGGTTTTAATTCAGAAACCCAACTTTTATTAAGTGTAATTGATTTAAACCTCGCCGACAACAGTAAGTATGTTGAGAATAGTCTTATTCCAACCTTATCAAAACAAAAGGAATTAAATGTTGTACAATTATTTTGTTATGCAAACAGCTGCTTTAAACTTGGTAAAACCGACGATGGGATTGTTGCTCTTGAAAAGTATAAAATTTCAAAAGACAGTTTCCCTTTTTACTATTTGTATTATTTACTAGGACAAGCTAAACTCAACCGATTAGACGCAGATGCAAATGTTTCGTTAGAAAAATACTTGAAGGGTTTTAAAGGAATAAACTTTATTAAAGCAGCCAACCTTCGTTTAAGCTGGCACTACTTGCTTGCGGGTGACTTGCAAAAATACCGGCTTTACCAACGCAAAATAAAGGAGCAGGGGAGTGCACTTGTTGATGAAGATAAACAAGCCAAACGGGAAAGTGAGCTAAATCAAACACCTACCATTGCTTTATTAAAGGCACGTTTGCTATTTGATGGTGGTTACTATTCAAGAGCGCAAAATGAACTTAAAAAGACAGATAGTCGAAAAATCAAAGCAGTAAAAGATAAACTTGAAATAGTTTATCGATTAGCGCGTATTTACCACAAACAAAATAGTTTAGACTTGGCTATTGCCAATTATGAATTGACCTTACAGAATGGAAGTTCGTATCCTTATTATTTTGCAGCCAATTCAGCGCTGCAATTGGGATTGATTTATGAGTCGCAACACAATATTGGTAAAGCAAAGGAATATTACACCCGATGCTTGAGTTTAAAAGAACATGAATATCAAAACAGCATTTCACAGAAAGCGAAAGCAGGATTAAATCGGCTAGGTAATTAA
- a CDS encoding Nif3-like dinuclear metal center hexameric protein, whose amino-acid sequence MRIKDLSSYLESIAPLALQENYDNSGLLVGSSDTEIKGVLISLDITEEIIDEAIAENCNVIVAHHPIVFSGIKKLNGKNYVERCVIKAIKNELAIYAIHTNLDHVMGGVNAKLAEKLGLLNCRILAPKKGLVTKLITFCPTEHLEKVRSALFEAGAGAIGEYDECSFTSEGRGTFRASEAAKPFVGKHNERHTEAEVRLEMIFPTYAEKQVVTALVKSHPYEEVAYDLLLLANTNTTIGAGMIGELTNEIAEMEVLSQVKATFKVGCVRYTKLLNKGVKKIAVCGGAGSFLLNDAIAAGADMFITSDYKYHQFFDAENRIVIADIGHYESEQFTKELLFDLIRKKFSTFALRLTKINSNPINYL is encoded by the coding sequence ATTCGCATTAAAGACCTTAGCAGTTATCTCGAATCAATTGCTCCGCTTGCCTTGCAAGAAAATTACGATAACTCAGGACTGTTGGTAGGTTCATCCGACACTGAAATTAAAGGTGTGCTTATTTCGTTGGATATTACCGAAGAAATAATTGATGAGGCAATTGCTGAAAACTGTAATGTGATTGTTGCACATCATCCTATTGTTTTTTCCGGAATTAAAAAGCTCAACGGTAAGAATTATGTTGAAAGATGCGTCATAAAAGCAATCAAGAATGAGCTTGCTATTTATGCAATACATACCAACCTCGATCATGTGATGGGCGGTGTTAATGCTAAACTTGCTGAGAAACTGGGTTTGCTGAATTGTCGAATTCTTGCACCTAAAAAAGGTTTAGTAACGAAACTCATTACTTTTTGTCCAACCGAACACCTTGAAAAAGTTAGAAGTGCATTGTTTGAAGCAGGGGCAGGAGCTATTGGTGAGTATGATGAATGCAGTTTTACAAGTGAAGGTCGCGGAACTTTTCGTGCTTCTGAGGCTGCAAAACCATTTGTTGGAAAGCACAATGAAAGACATACCGAAGCTGAAGTACGATTAGAAATGATATTTCCTACCTATGCCGAAAAACAGGTTGTAACAGCATTGGTAAAATCGCACCCATATGAAGAGGTAGCATATGACTTACTCTTACTGGCAAACACGAATACAACTATTGGTGCCGGAATGATAGGTGAATTGACTAATGAAATTGCAGAAATGGAAGTTTTATCTCAAGTAAAAGCAACTTTTAAAGTAGGCTGTGTTCGCTATACTAAATTATTGAATAAGGGGGTTAAAAAGATTGCTGTTTGCGGAGGTGCCGGAAGTTTTTTATTGAATGATGCCATAGCTGCTGGAGCTGACATGTTTATTACTTCAGACTATAAATATCACCAGTTTTTTGATGCTGAAAACCGCATTGTTATTGCCGATATAGGACATTATGAAAGCGAACAATTTACAAAAGAGCTTCTATTTGACTTAATTCGGAAAAAATTTAGTACTTTCGCACTCCGTTTAACAAAAATAAACAGCAATCCAATTAATTATCTTTAA
- the lpxK gene encoding tetraacyldisaccharide 4'-kinase, with protein MQSIRLLLLPLSWMYGAITFLRNKFYDWGIFKTVEFSESIISVGNLSAGGTGKTPMIEYLIELFQDHYKIATLSRGYKRKTRGFYLATSSSTAADIGDEPLQFKQKYASLLVAVDANRKRGIEQLKALSNDLQLILLDDAFQHRKVRAGLSIVLSDYSNLYYTDRVLPAGNLREFASGIKRADIIIVTKTPPLISPIEKRIILKKIHLLDYQRVYFSFIRYGNPIAINKEHKLPDDVSKTAVLLLCGIANPTDLQKHLTPLVHELKLLQYADHHDYTVQDMLEISAEFEKLPAAQKLIITTEKDYMRLQKSELDEWVKKLPLFYIPIKTDFNEKEKEELNLQLANYVRRN; from the coding sequence ATGCAATCAATTCGCCTGCTCTTATTGCCACTTTCGTGGATGTATGGTGCCATTACTTTTTTACGCAACAAATTTTATGATTGGGGAATTTTTAAAACCGTTGAATTTTCAGAATCTATAATTTCAGTAGGGAACTTGAGTGCCGGTGGAACAGGTAAAACACCAATGATTGAGTACCTCATTGAGCTGTTTCAAGATCACTACAAAATAGCCACACTGAGCAGAGGTTATAAACGTAAAACAAGGGGTTTTTACCTTGCTACGAGTAGCAGTACAGCAGCCGATATTGGTGATGAGCCTTTGCAATTTAAACAAAAATATGCTTCTCTACTAGTTGCGGTTGATGCCAATCGCAAGCGAGGAATTGAACAACTAAAAGCACTTTCGAACGATTTGCAATTGATACTGCTTGATGATGCATTTCAACATCGTAAAGTAAGGGCTGGTTTATCTATAGTGCTTAGCGACTATTCGAATTTGTATTATACCGATCGTGTTTTGCCCGCCGGTAACTTGCGGGAATTTGCCTCCGGTATAAAACGAGCAGATATTATCATAGTAACCAAAACTCCTCCACTTATTTCGCCAATTGAAAAGCGAATTATTTTGAAAAAAATTCACCTGTTGGATTATCAACGTGTGTATTTTTCATTCATACGCTACGGCAATCCCATCGCAATAAACAAGGAACATAAACTTCCTGATGATGTATCAAAAACTGCTGTGTTATTGCTGTGTGGCATTGCAAACCCTACCGATTTGCAAAAGCATCTCACACCCCTTGTGCATGAATTGAAATTGCTTCAATATGCCGACCATCACGATTATACAGTTCAGGATATGCTCGAAATTTCTGCTGAATTTGAAAAATTACCTGCAGCCCAAAAGTTGATTATTACTACCGAAAAGGACTACATGCGACTGCAAAAATCAGAGTTGGATGAATGGGTAAAAAAATTACCTTTGTTTTATATCCCAATAAAAACAGACTTTAACGAAAAAGAAAAAGAAGAATTAAATTTACAATTAGCAAATTATGTTAGAAGAAATTAA
- a CDS encoding purine-nucleoside phosphorylase: MLEEIKKTTEYIQAKTNAKPKIGIILGTGLGGLVKEIEVEHVLPYESIPNFPVSTVEGHSGKLIFGKLGGKSVVAMQGRFHYYEGYDMKQCTFPVRVMKYLGIEKLFVSNASGGVNPNFEIGDLMILNDHVNLFPTNPLIGKNYPELGPRFPDMSEPYDHSMIAAAQAIAKKHAIKTQVGSYAGVSGPCLETPAEYRYIRNIGADAVGMSTVPEVIVARHMAIPCFAISIITDMGVDGRIVKVTHEDVQRVAEVAEPKMTLLMKELIQSL; encoded by the coding sequence ATGTTAGAAGAAATTAAAAAAACAACTGAGTACATTCAGGCCAAAACAAACGCAAAACCTAAAATTGGAATCATATTAGGAACCGGTTTAGGCGGACTTGTTAAGGAGATTGAAGTTGAGCATGTGCTACCCTATGAAAGCATTCCGAATTTTCCGGTAAGTACAGTGGAAGGGCATTCAGGAAAATTAATTTTTGGGAAGCTCGGTGGAAAGTCTGTAGTTGCTATGCAAGGACGTTTTCATTACTACGAAGGATACGATATGAAACAATGTACTTTTCCGGTACGAGTAATGAAATATTTAGGTATAGAAAAGTTGTTTGTGAGCAATGCTAGCGGAGGTGTTAATCCTAATTTTGAAATTGGCGATTTAATGATTTTAAACGACCATGTAAACCTGTTTCCAACGAATCCGCTAATTGGTAAAAATTATCCCGAATTAGGTCCTCGTTTCCCTGATATGAGCGAGCCTTATGATCACAGTATGATAGCTGCAGCGCAAGCTATTGCAAAAAAACATGCTATAAAAACTCAAGTTGGAAGCTACGCAGGAGTAAGCGGTCCCTGCCTTGAAACGCCTGCAGAATATAGATATATTCGAAATATTGGAGCGGATGCTGTAGGCATGAGTACAGTACCTGAAGTGATTGTAGCACGACACATGGCAATACCTTGTTTTGCAATTTCCATTATAACCGACATGGGTGTGGATGGGCGAATCGTGAAAGTTACCCATGAAGATGTACAACGAGTAGCTGAAGTAGCAGAACCAAAAATGACTTTACTAATGAAAGAATTAATCCAATCCTTGTAA
- a CDS encoding choice-of-anchor B family protein, with the protein MKKLLLPFCLLFVSLNSQAQVAQNITLYSSWNDTLVPAEPVYQIRYNSVWGWKNTVQNKEYAILGASSGTYFIDVTNPSAPVKCDFVPGRRSNCIWREFKTFSHYAYLVSDDSPPNSLQIVDLNYLPDSVHVVYDSNQLFQNSHTVFIDGHYLYCGYNRTLTNTYSMAVYDLAPNPELPVFVRGLNSDDPSINLVHDMFVRNDTVYASCGYQGLYVYKFTGSNFVSLGSLTSYPSNGYNHSSTMAPGSNKMVFCDEVPTGLPVKVIDVSTPSNVVFKSTFSSGSTATPHNPYMVGEHVVIAYYQDGLQIFDVSNPLNVTRSGYYDTSPSNCPTCPNPNYSGCWGAYVDLPSGIILASDMQNGLFILDAGAALGISKTTLETDAFSVYPNPVKDQLNVKIKAGGGSALQVTICDLNGKSILTEQEFSTLNTGQYSISTSALSSGLYLLKVSQVDKIYYSKFSKL; encoded by the coding sequence ATGAAAAAATTACTTCTGCCTTTTTGCTTGCTATTTGTTAGTTTGAATTCGCAGGCACAGGTTGCACAAAACATTACGCTGTATTCAAGCTGGAACGATACCTTGGTGCCAGCTGAACCTGTTTACCAAATTCGCTACAACAGTGTTTGGGGTTGGAAAAATACCGTTCAAAATAAGGAATATGCTATACTTGGAGCGTCAAGCGGTACCTATTTTATTGATGTAACAAATCCTTCTGCTCCTGTGAAATGTGACTTTGTGCCCGGTAGAAGATCAAATTGTATTTGGCGCGAATTTAAAACCTTCTCACATTACGCTTATTTGGTTAGTGATGATTCACCACCTAACAGTTTGCAAATTGTAGATTTAAATTACTTACCCGATTCGGTGCATGTTGTGTATGATTCAAATCAATTATTTCAGAATTCACATACCGTATTTATCGATGGGCATTATTTATATTGTGGATATAACAGAACGCTAACTAATACCTATTCGATGGCTGTTTATGATTTAGCTCCTAATCCCGAATTGCCAGTATTTGTGCGTGGTTTAAATTCAGATGACCCATCTATTAACTTGGTGCACGATATGTTTGTGCGCAACGATACTGTTTATGCTTCTTGCGGTTATCAAGGATTGTATGTTTACAAATTTACCGGTAGCAATTTTGTTTCATTGGGTTCATTAACCAGTTACCCATCGAATGGATACAACCATAGCAGTACCATGGCTCCAGGAAGTAATAAAATGGTTTTTTGCGATGAAGTACCTACCGGATTACCGGTAAAAGTGATAGATGTTAGTACCCCTTCTAACGTTGTTTTTAAATCAACTTTTTCATCCGGATCAACTGCTACTCCCCACAATCCATATATGGTGGGCGAACATGTTGTTATTGCCTATTACCAAGATGGTTTGCAAATTTTTGATGTTAGCAATCCTTTAAATGTTACCCGCTCGGGTTATTATGATACAAGTCCTAGCAACTGTCCTACTTGCCCCAACCCTAATTATAGCGGTTGTTGGGGAGCTTATGTGGATTTACCAAGTGGAATTATTTTGGCCAGTGATATGCAAAACGGATTGTTTATTTTGGATGCAGGCGCGGCTTTAGGTATTTCAAAAACAACCCTCGAAACGGATGCATTTTCTGTCTATCCTAATCCTGTTAAAGATCAATTGAATGTAAAAATTAAGGCAGGTGGAGGTAGTGCACTTCAAGTAACTATTTGTGATTTAAACGGAAAGAGTATTCTAACTGAACAAGAATTTTCAACCTTAAATACTGGCCAATATAGCATTTCTACTTCTGCTCTTAGCAGTGGTTTGTATCTATTAAAGGTTTCACAAGTTGACAAAATTTATTACAGTAAATTCTCTAAACTTTAA
- a CDS encoding UDP-N-acetylmuramoyl-tripeptide--D-alanyl-D-alanine ligase — translation MTHCSIEQLYTFFQKYPIICTDTRTIKKDSLFFALKGDNFNGNEFADKALENGSAYVIIDEEKYKRGEKYLLVKDVLTSLQDLAKYHRSKLKIPFIGITGSNGKTTSKELLHAVLSKKFKTLATVGNLNNHIGVPLTLLSINAEHEMAIIEMGANHLKEIEFLSSIASPDYGLITNFGKAHLEGFGSAENIVIAKSELYDHVRSKKGVLFVNGDNEIMLQQAGSASKITYGTTSGCDFKANFLKADPFVELSLQSFENNQTIKTQLIGKYNFDNCVAAACIGNYFGVSESAIKEALENYVPSNNRSQVVKKNSHTILLDAYNANPSSMEVAIVNFAEMKAQNKVVLLGDMLELGKETQIEHLKILNLLIEKGFTEVYLVGPNFKACEANSKFTFFDNTTAAFNFLSSKKLTENTFLIKGSRGIKLETLVEAIS, via the coding sequence ATGACCCATTGCTCTATTGAACAGCTTTACACGTTCTTTCAAAAATATCCTATTATTTGTACGGATACTCGAACAATAAAAAAGGACTCCTTATTTTTTGCATTAAAAGGAGATAATTTTAACGGGAATGAATTTGCTGATAAAGCCTTAGAAAATGGGAGTGCTTATGTAATTATTGATGAAGAGAAATACAAGCGCGGAGAAAAATACCTCCTTGTAAAAGATGTGTTGACGTCCTTGCAAGACTTGGCAAAATATCATCGCTCAAAATTAAAAATACCCTTTATTGGCATTACAGGAAGCAATGGTAAAACTACCAGCAAAGAGCTTTTGCACGCTGTATTGAGTAAAAAATTTAAGACCCTTGCAACTGTAGGTAACTTAAATAACCATATAGGTGTTCCGCTTACACTGCTTTCAATTAATGCTGAACATGAAATGGCCATTATTGAAATGGGTGCCAATCACCTGAAAGAAATTGAATTTTTAAGTTCTATTGCTTCCCCTGATTATGGTTTGATTACCAATTTTGGAAAAGCACATTTAGAAGGCTTTGGAAGTGCCGAAAATATTGTCATCGCTAAATCCGAATTATACGATCATGTTCGTTCTAAAAAGGGAGTTTTGTTTGTTAATGGCGATAATGAAATAATGCTTCAACAAGCCGGCTCTGCTTCTAAAATTACGTATGGAACAACATCGGGTTGCGACTTCAAAGCTAACTTTTTGAAAGCAGATCCCTTTGTTGAATTGAGCCTACAAAGTTTCGAAAACAATCAAACCATAAAAACGCAGCTCATCGGGAAATATAATTTTGATAATTGTGTTGCTGCGGCCTGTATTGGTAATTATTTTGGAGTTTCAGAAAGTGCTATTAAGGAAGCGCTTGAAAATTATGTGCCTAGTAATAATCGCTCTCAAGTGGTGAAAAAAAACTCACATACTATTTTGCTCGATGCCTACAATGCAAATCCAAGCAGCATGGAAGTTGCCATTGTAAATTTTGCAGAAATGAAAGCGCAAAACAAAGTTGTGTTACTTGGCGATATGCTTGAATTAGGAAAGGAGACCCAAATTGAACATCTTAAAATATTGAACTTGTTAATCGAAAAGGGTTTTACTGAAGTGTATTTGGTTGGACCCAATTTTAAAGCATGTGAAGCGAATAGTAAGTTTACCTTTTTTGACAACACCACAGCTGCATTTAATTTTTTAAGTTCCAAAAAATTAACTGAAAATACCTTCTTAATAAAAGGATCGCGTGGCATAAAACTCGAAACATTAGTAGAAGCAATCAGCTAA
- the mce gene encoding methylmalonyl-CoA epimerase encodes MVNKIEHLGIAVKNIEAANTTYEKLLGIKPYKSEAVESEGVTTSFFMLGESKVELLEATKEDSPIAKFIEKKGEGLHHVAFEVDDIVAEMKRLKEDGFQLLNEVPKKGADNKLICFVHPKSCNGVLVELCQEIKL; translated from the coding sequence ATGGTAAACAAAATTGAGCACCTGGGTATAGCCGTAAAAAATATTGAAGCTGCTAATACTACCTATGAAAAACTTTTAGGAATTAAACCTTACAAAAGTGAGGCAGTGGAAAGTGAAGGTGTAACCACTTCTTTTTTTATGCTTGGCGAAAGCAAGGTAGAATTGTTGGAAGCTACAAAAGAGGATAGCCCCATTGCTAAATTTATTGAAAAAAAAGGTGAAGGATTACACCATGTTGCATTTGAAGTAGACGACATAGTAGCTGAAATGAAGCGACTTAAAGAAGATGGTTTTCAGTTGTTGAACGAAGTTCCTAAAAAAGGCGCTGACAACAAATTGATTTGCTTTGTACATCCCAAAAGTTGTAATGGAGTATTGGTAGAGCTCTGTCAAGAAATTAAACTTTAA
- a CDS encoding N-acetyltransferase: MLELRAAQLSDLEQIRAIYNDAILTTVATFDTELKSQEDRVRWFCERDENFPVWVAVENTTVLGYAALSKWSERKAYSITAEVSLYVEVSNRGKGIGKLLLNAIIKRAIEATKLHSIIARISEGNEQSIYLHELNGFKLMGVMKEAGSKFGKLHSVSFMQKMLRE; the protein is encoded by the coding sequence ATGTTAGAATTACGAGCTGCTCAATTAAGCGATTTAGAGCAAATTCGGGCTATATACAATGATGCTATACTCACTACGGTAGCAACTTTCGATACTGAATTAAAATCGCAAGAAGACCGTGTTCGTTGGTTTTGTGAACGCGATGAAAATTTTCCGGTGTGGGTGGCTGTTGAAAACACTACTGTGTTGGGTTATGCAGCTCTTTCAAAATGGTCGGAACGCAAAGCATATTCAATTACAGCCGAAGTTTCGCTTTATGTGGAAGTATCTAATCGTGGCAAAGGAATTGGGAAATTGCTTTTGAATGCTATCATAAAAAGGGCCATTGAGGCAACCAAACTTCATTCGATTATTGCGCGTATTTCGGAAGGGAATGAACAGAGTATTTACTTACACGAATTGAATGGATTTAAACTTATGGGTGTGATGAAAGAAGCTGGAAGTAAATTTGGGAAGCTACACAGTGTAAGTTTTATGCAAAAAATGTTGCGCGAATAA
- the trxB gene encoding thioredoxin-disulfide reductase, with amino-acid sequence MSTTAEHVKCLIIGSGPAGYTAAIYAARADMKPVMYEGLQPGGQLTITTEVENYPGYPKGTQGPEMMEDFKAQALRFGTDIRWGLATSVDFSTAPHKVIIDEKTTITADAVIIATGASAKWLGLPSESKLNGFGVSACAVCDGFFFKGQDVAIVGAGDTAAEEASYLAKLCRKVYMIVRKSEMRASKAMQHRVANTANIEILYNHETKEILGDNGVTGAIVLNTQTKEERTLTVTGFFVAIGHQPNTAIFKDYINLDETGYILTIPGTGKTNVEGVFAAGDAQDKIYRQAVTAAGSGCMAALDAERYLAGKGIH; translated from the coding sequence ATGAGTACTACTGCCGAACATGTAAAATGCCTAATTATTGGTTCCGGTCCAGCCGGTTATACTGCTGCAATTTATGCTGCCCGTGCCGATATGAAACCTGTAATGTACGAAGGTCTTCAGCCCGGTGGTCAATTAACCATTACAACCGAAGTTGAAAATTATCCGGGATACCCTAAGGGAACGCAAGGTCCTGAAATGATGGAAGATTTTAAAGCACAAGCTTTACGTTTTGGAACAGATATACGTTGGGGTTTAGCTACCTCTGTTGATTTTAGTACCGCACCTCACAAAGTAATAATTGACGAAAAAACCACCATTACTGCCGATGCGGTTATTATAGCCACCGGAGCTTCTGCAAAATGGCTTGGATTACCAAGTGAATCCAAATTAAACGGTTTTGGTGTTAGTGCATGTGCCGTATGCGATGGTTTCTTTTTTAAAGGGCAGGATGTAGCCATTGTTGGAGCCGGAGATACTGCTGCTGAGGAAGCTAGTTACTTAGCAAAGTTGTGTCGCAAAGTATACATGATAGTTCGCAAGAGTGAAATGCGAGCCAGCAAAGCCATGCAACACCGAGTTGCAAATACAGCCAACATTGAAATACTGTATAATCACGAAACAAAAGAAATTTTAGGCGATAACGGTGTAACAGGCGCTATTGTCTTAAATACTCAAACTAAAGAAGAACGCACGTTAACAGTTACCGGATTTTTTGTTGCAATTGGACATCAACCCAATACTGCTATTTTCAAAGACTATATCAACTTGGATGAAACAGGATATATTTTGACCATTCCGGGTACCGGTAAAACGAATGTTGAGGGTGTATTTGCAGCTGGTGATGCACAAGATAAAATTTATCGCCAAGCCGTTACTGCTGCTGGAAGCGGATGTATGGCAGCCTTGGATGCTGAACGTTATTTAGCAGGGAAAGGAATTCATTAA
- a CDS encoding AAA family ATPase, translating to MNSIQRFPKFSEQSFEDRKNNPRYVISGGPGFGKTSIIKELESRKFKSIHEISRSIIKEQMESGGDILPWKNLAAFSGLVFEQRLLQHSNAPQSEICFYDRGIVDVIAYMQNDQLTIPEHFLQTAQTNHYNQLVFLTPPWKEIYLMDNERKEDFEKAYTIHQTIENTYKQFGYKTENIPLLDIEERVNFILSKINLL from the coding sequence GTGAATAGCATACAACGCTTTCCTAAATTTTCAGAGCAAAGTTTTGAAGATCGAAAAAATAACCCTCGTTATGTTATTTCAGGTGGGCCAGGTTTTGGAAAAACTTCCATTATCAAAGAGCTCGAAAGCCGTAAGTTTAAAAGTATCCACGAAATATCACGCAGCATTATTAAAGAGCAAATGGAAAGTGGAGGCGATATTTTACCTTGGAAAAACTTAGCTGCTTTTAGTGGACTCGTATTTGAACAAAGACTATTGCAACACAGCAATGCACCACAAAGCGAAATTTGTTTCTACGATAGAGGTATAGTAGATGTAATCGCATACATGCAAAACGACCAACTAACTATTCCTGAACATTTTTTGCAAACAGCTCAAACAAATCATTACAATCAACTGGTTTTTTTAACACCTCCATGGAAAGAAATTTACCTTATGGACAATGAGCGTAAAGAGGATTTTGAAAAAGCTTATACGATTCATCAAACCATTGAAAACACTTACAAGCAATTTGGATATAAAACAGAGAACATTCCATTGCTCGATATTGAAGAACGCGTTAATTTTATCCTTTCAAAAATAAATTTATTGTAA